The following are from one region of the Amycolatopsis sp. QT-25 genome:
- a CDS encoding ATP/GTP-binding protein encodes MTSAKIVVAGGFGAGKTTFVGSVSEIVPLTTEAMMTDASRGIDNLDQTPNKSTTTVAMDFGRVSLDADLILYLFGTPGQQRFWFMWDDLVRGAIGAVVLADTRRLADSFAPIDFFEDRGLPYIVGVNTFDGVLEHDINDVREALSIDPNIPIVRCDARERESTKQTLITLVEYAMRQWIALRASNAR; translated from the coding sequence ATGACATCCGCGAAGATCGTCGTGGCGGGTGGCTTCGGTGCGGGTAAGACGACCTTCGTCGGTTCGGTGTCGGAGATCGTCCCGCTCACCACCGAGGCGATGATGACGGACGCCAGTCGGGGGATCGACAACCTCGACCAGACGCCCAACAAGTCGACCACCACGGTCGCGATGGACTTCGGCCGGGTCTCCCTGGACGCGGACCTGATCCTCTACCTGTTCGGCACGCCCGGGCAGCAGCGGTTCTGGTTCATGTGGGACGACCTCGTCCGCGGCGCGATCGGCGCCGTGGTGCTGGCCGACACGCGACGGCTGGCCGATTCGTTCGCGCCGATCGACTTCTTCGAGGACCGGGGCCTGCCCTACATCGTCGGGGTGAACACCTTCGACGGCGTCCTCGAGCACGACATCAACGACGTGCGTGAAGCGCTGTCGATCGACCCCAACATCCCGATCGTCCGCTGTGACGCGCGGGAGCGGGAATCGACCAAGCAGACGCTGATCACGCTGGTCGAGTACGCGATGCGGCAGTGGATCGCCTTGCGCGCGAGCAACGCGAGGTGA
- a CDS encoding DUF899 domain-containing protein: protein MTTALPEVVSREEWQAVRDALLIKEKELTKATDAINAERRRLPMVRFDGKYEFEGPDGRVSLLDLFEGRRQLIVYHFMLNPGQKAGCVGCSMVIDHVGPLVHLHARDTTFTAVSPAPLPEIEKYRERMGWTIPWLSTGDDFNPDCGVDGGFGISVFLREGDEVFRTYFTTSRGAESLVSTFRYLDLTPFGRQEAWEESGRGNDGPGHWWKRHDEY from the coding sequence ATGACCACGGCACTCCCCGAAGTCGTGTCGCGCGAAGAATGGCAGGCCGTGCGGGACGCCTTGCTGATCAAGGAAAAAGAGCTCACCAAAGCCACCGACGCGATCAACGCCGAACGACGGCGGCTGCCCATGGTCCGCTTCGACGGCAAGTACGAATTCGAAGGCCCGGACGGCCGGGTCTCCCTGCTGGACCTGTTCGAAGGACGCCGCCAGCTGATCGTCTACCACTTCATGCTGAATCCCGGCCAGAAAGCGGGATGCGTCGGCTGTTCGATGGTCATCGACCACGTCGGCCCCCTCGTCCACCTCCACGCCCGCGACACGACGTTCACCGCGGTCTCGCCCGCCCCGCTTCCCGAAATCGAGAAGTACAGGGAGCGGATGGGCTGGACGATCCCGTGGCTGTCGACCGGCGACGACTTCAACCCCGACTGCGGTGTCGACGGCGGTTTCGGCATCAGCGTCTTCCTGCGCGAGGGCGACGAGGTCTTTCGCACCTACTTCACCACCAGCAGGGGCGCCGAGTCGCTCGTGAGCACCTTCCGCTACCTCGACCTGACACCGTTCGGGCGGCAGGAGGCGTGGGAAGAGTCCGGCCGCGGGAACGACGGACCGGGCCACTGGTGGAAACGGCACGACGAGTACTGA
- a CDS encoding roadblock/LC7 domain-containing protein: MTSPNPAQPQQNQFGWLVNDFAERVPGVAHAVVVSADGLLLTASSRLPLDRADQLAAVASGLVSLTQGAARCFEAGAVNETVVEMELGIMVLMSISDGSCLAILAAPNCDIGQVAYEMTMLVDRVGQILTPELRAQLQGAGGSLIGEPVG; the protein is encoded by the coding sequence ATGACCTCGCCGAACCCGGCCCAACCCCAGCAGAACCAGTTCGGGTGGCTGGTGAACGACTTCGCCGAGCGCGTACCCGGAGTGGCGCACGCCGTGGTCGTGTCGGCGGACGGCCTCCTGCTCACCGCGTCCAGCAGACTCCCGCTGGACCGGGCCGACCAGCTGGCCGCCGTCGCGTCCGGCCTGGTGAGCCTGACCCAGGGTGCCGCCCGGTGCTTCGAGGCGGGCGCGGTCAACGAGACCGTCGTCGAGATGGAGCTCGGCATCATGGTGCTGATGTCCATCAGCGACGGCTCCTGCCTGGCCATCCTCGCCGCACCGAACTGCGACATCGGACAAGTCGCCTACGAGATGACGATGCTCGTCGATCGCGTCGGCCAGATCCTCACACCGGAACTCCGCGCGCAATTGCAGGGCGCCGGTGGGTCGCTGATCGGCGAACCGGTGGGATGA
- a CDS encoding SRPBCC domain-containing protein, whose amino-acid sequence MNEKELTITRVFDAPRELVFQAWTVPEQFANWMGPNGFTAYGVEMDLVEGGAWRATIGNGEGLEHTSAGVYREITTPERLVFTFFWTSAPEETTLVTVDFADLGDKTEMTFHQVEFRSEQDRDEHRAGWSETFENLTAHLIEKETNR is encoded by the coding sequence ATGAATGAGAAGGAGCTGACCATCACCCGCGTCTTCGACGCACCGCGGGAACTGGTGTTCCAGGCATGGACGGTTCCTGAGCAGTTCGCGAACTGGATGGGCCCCAACGGGTTCACCGCCTACGGCGTCGAGATGGACCTCGTCGAAGGCGGCGCCTGGCGAGCGACCATCGGCAACGGCGAAGGCCTCGAGCACACCTCGGCCGGGGTCTATCGCGAAATCACCACGCCGGAACGGCTGGTGTTCACCTTCTTCTGGACGTCCGCACCCGAGGAAACGACGCTGGTGACGGTCGACTTCGCCGACCTCGGCGACAAGACCGAAATGACCTTCCACCAGGTCGAATTCCGCTCCGAGCAGGACCGCGACGAGCACCGTGCCGGATGGTCCGAAACCTTCGAAAACCTCACCGCACACCTGATCGAGAAGGAGACGAACCGATGA
- the icmF gene encoding fused isobutyryl-CoA mutase/GTPase IcmF: MTSDLHRPVNPVRFVTASSLFDGHDASINIMRRILQSQGAEVVHLGHNRSVDEVATAAIAEDVQGVAISAYQGGHVEYFSYLVELLTERGAGHIKVFGGGGGVIVREEIDLLHSRGVARIFSPEDGYEMGLPGMINLMIKACDTDLSAQSPGSLDKLLSGDVPALSRVITQLQREVLPQDALDKITEAAGSRTVPVLGITGTGGSGKSSLTDELIRRFRLDQEDKLRIAVLAVDPSRRKGGGALLGDRIRMNCLDGSPVYFRSLATRTTSGEIPAGLSESILACKAAGFDLVIVETPGIGQGDAGIVDYVDQSLYVMTPEFGAASQLEKIDMLDFADAVAINKFERRGAEDARRDVARQLVRNREAFSSSPEDMPVYGTSAAKFNDDGVTALYQHLRDTLAERGLTVSAGVLPKVEGKVSTDASTIIPANRSRYLAEISETLRGYHAKTEQQVAALRKREHLAVAKEALAAVDANTDALDGLLAAAESDVDGETTNLLARFQELAESYRADELVVKIRDKELHTQLWRDTLSGNRIPRVALPRHTESGELLSFLRREHLPGYFPYTAGVFPFKREGEDPARMFAGEGDPFRTNKRFKLLSADSEAKRLSTAFDSVTLYGHDPHTRPDIYGKVGTSGVSIATLEDMEVLYDGFDLTSPTTSVSMTINGPAPTILAFFLNTAIGQRMAAFEAEHGREPSEAEAAELREWALRNVRGTVQADILKEDQGQNTCIFSTEFSLRMMADIQEWFIEHGVRNFYSVSISGYHIAEAGANPISQLAFTLSNGFTYVESYLARGMDIDDFAPNLSFFFSNGMDAEYSVLGRVARRIWAVAMRERYGANERSQKLKYHVQTSGRSLHAQEMSFNDIRTTLQALCALYDNANSLHTNAFDEAITTPSESSVRRAMAIQMIINKEWGLSKNENPLQGSFIIDELTELVEEAVLLEFDRISERGGVLGAMETGYQRGKIQDESILYERQKHDGTLPIIGVNTFRNPNAGEDDVEVELARATEDEKRSQLERLEDFQRRHHAEAQLALKTLREAATRGGNLFGVLMDAARVCSLGQITEAFFEVGGQYRRNV, from the coding sequence ATGACCAGCGACCTGCACCGGCCCGTGAACCCAGTTCGCTTCGTGACGGCGTCGAGCCTCTTCGACGGGCACGACGCGTCCATCAACATCATGCGGCGCATCCTGCAGTCGCAGGGCGCGGAGGTCGTGCACCTCGGGCACAACCGGTCGGTCGACGAGGTCGCCACCGCGGCCATCGCCGAGGACGTCCAGGGGGTGGCCATCAGCGCCTACCAGGGCGGGCACGTCGAGTACTTCAGCTACCTGGTCGAGCTGCTCACTGAGCGCGGGGCCGGGCACATCAAGGTGTTCGGCGGCGGTGGCGGGGTCATCGTCCGCGAGGAGATCGACCTGCTGCACTCGCGGGGCGTCGCGCGGATCTTCTCGCCAGAGGACGGCTACGAGATGGGCCTCCCCGGCATGATCAACCTGATGATCAAGGCCTGCGACACGGATCTGTCCGCGCAGTCGCCCGGTTCGCTGGACAAACTGCTTTCGGGTGACGTCCCGGCGCTGTCCCGGGTCATCACGCAGCTTCAGCGCGAGGTACTGCCGCAGGACGCGCTCGACAAGATCACCGAGGCCGCCGGGTCGCGCACGGTGCCGGTCCTGGGGATCACCGGTACGGGTGGCTCCGGCAAGTCGTCGCTCACCGACGAACTGATCCGCCGATTCCGGCTGGACCAGGAAGACAAGCTTCGCATCGCCGTGCTCGCCGTCGACCCGTCACGCCGCAAGGGCGGAGGAGCGCTGCTCGGCGACCGCATCCGGATGAACTGTCTCGACGGCAGCCCGGTCTACTTCCGCTCGCTGGCCACCCGCACCACCAGCGGGGAGATCCCGGCCGGCCTCTCCGAGTCGATCCTCGCCTGCAAGGCCGCCGGTTTCGACCTGGTGATCGTCGAGACGCCGGGGATCGGCCAGGGTGACGCCGGCATCGTCGACTACGTGGACCAGTCGTTGTACGTCATGACGCCGGAGTTCGGCGCGGCGTCGCAGCTGGAGAAGATCGACATGCTCGACTTCGCCGACGCGGTGGCGATCAACAAGTTCGAGCGCCGCGGCGCCGAAGACGCCCGCCGCGACGTCGCGCGCCAGCTCGTACGCAACCGCGAGGCGTTCAGCTCCTCGCCCGAGGACATGCCGGTCTACGGCACCAGTGCCGCGAAGTTCAACGACGACGGCGTCACCGCGCTCTACCAGCACCTGCGCGACACCCTCGCCGAGCGCGGCCTGACCGTCTCGGCGGGCGTGCTCCCGAAGGTCGAGGGGAAGGTGTCCACCGACGCCAGCACGATCATCCCGGCCAACCGGTCGCGCTATCTCGCCGAGATCTCCGAGACCCTCCGCGGCTATCACGCGAAGACCGAGCAGCAGGTCGCCGCGCTGCGCAAACGTGAGCACCTCGCCGTCGCCAAGGAGGCGCTGGCCGCCGTCGACGCGAACACCGACGCGCTCGACGGCCTGCTCGCCGCCGCCGAGTCCGATGTGGACGGTGAAACGACGAATCTGCTGGCCCGCTTCCAGGAGCTGGCCGAGTCCTACCGTGCCGACGAACTGGTCGTGAAGATCCGCGACAAGGAACTGCACACTCAGCTCTGGCGCGACACGCTGTCCGGCAACCGGATCCCGCGCGTGGCGCTGCCGCGCCACACCGAATCCGGCGAGCTGCTGTCGTTCCTGCGCCGTGAGCACCTTCCCGGATACTTCCCTTACACCGCAGGCGTTTTCCCGTTCAAGCGCGAGGGCGAGGACCCGGCGCGGATGTTCGCGGGCGAGGGTGACCCGTTCCGCACCAACAAGCGGTTCAAGCTCCTTTCGGCCGACTCCGAGGCGAAGCGCCTTTCGACCGCTTTCGACTCCGTGACGCTCTACGGGCACGACCCGCACACCCGTCCTGACATCTACGGGAAGGTCGGCACCTCGGGTGTCTCCATCGCGACCCTCGAGGACATGGAGGTGCTCTACGACGGTTTCGACCTGACGTCGCCGACCACCTCGGTGTCGATGACGATCAACGGCCCGGCGCCGACGATCCTCGCCTTCTTCCTCAACACCGCGATCGGCCAGCGGATGGCGGCGTTCGAGGCCGAGCACGGCCGCGAGCCGTCCGAAGCCGAGGCCGCCGAACTGCGCGAATGGGCGCTGCGCAACGTCCGCGGGACCGTGCAGGCGGACATCCTCAAGGAGGACCAGGGGCAGAACACCTGCATCTTCTCCACCGAGTTCAGCCTGCGCATGATGGCCGACATCCAGGAGTGGTTCATCGAGCACGGCGTCCGGAACTTCTACTCGGTGTCGATCTCCGGCTACCACATCGCCGAGGCCGGGGCGAACCCGATCTCGCAGCTGGCGTTCACCCTGTCGAACGGGTTCACCTACGTCGAGAGCTACCTCGCGCGCGGGATGGACATCGACGACTTCGCGCCGAACCTGTCGTTCTTCTTCTCCAACGGCATGGACGCCGAGTACTCGGTGCTGGGCCGGGTCGCGCGGCGGATCTGGGCGGTCGCGATGCGGGAGCGCTACGGCGCCAACGAGCGCTCGCAGAAGCTCAAGTACCACGTGCAGACCTCCGGCCGGTCGCTGCACGCGCAGGAGATGAGCTTCAACGACATCCGCACCACGCTGCAGGCGCTGTGCGCGCTCTACGACAACGCGAACTCCCTGCACACCAACGCCTTCGACGAGGCGATCACGACGCCGTCGGAAAGCTCGGTGCGGCGCGCGATGGCCATCCAGATGATCATCAACAAGGAATGGGGCCTGTCGAAGAACGAGAATCCGTTGCAGGGCTCGTTCATCATCGACGAGCTGACCGAACTGGTCGAAGAGGCCGTCCTGCTGGAGTTCGATCGCATCTCCGAACGCGGTGGCGTGCTGGGCGCGATGGAGACCGGTTACCAGCGCGGCAAGATCCAGGACGAGTCGATCCTGTACGAACGCCAGAAGCACGACGGCACGCTGCCGATCATCGGCGTCAACACCTTCCGCAATCCGAACGCCGGCGAGGACGACGTCGAGGTCGAACTCGCGCGCGCGACCGAGGACGAGAAGCGGTCGCAGCTGGAGCGGCTCGAGGACTTCCAGCGTCGTCACCACGCCGAGGCGCAGCTGGCGCTCAAGACGCTGCGTGAGGCCGCGACCCGCGGCGGCAACCTGTTCGGCGTGCTGATGGACGCGGCACGAGTGTGCTCGCTCGGCCAGATCACCGAGGCGTTCTTCGAAGTGGGAGGCCAGTACCGCCGGAACGTCTAG
- a CDS encoding metalloregulator ArsR/SmtB family transcription factor yields MTTDQLSATFAALADPTRRAILARLAGGEATVNELAEPFTVSLQAISKHLKVLERAGLISRGKTAQWRPCRLEAGPLGDISDWVERYRRFWDGGFDRLDEHLTELQKGKPNE; encoded by the coding sequence ATGACCACTGATCAGCTCAGCGCCACGTTCGCCGCGCTGGCGGACCCCACCCGTCGCGCCATCCTGGCGCGTCTGGCCGGCGGTGAAGCCACCGTGAACGAGCTGGCGGAGCCTTTCACCGTGAGTCTTCAGGCCATCTCGAAGCACTTGAAGGTCCTCGAACGCGCGGGCCTGATCAGCCGTGGCAAGACCGCTCAATGGCGGCCCTGCCGCCTCGAGGCGGGACCGCTCGGTGACATCTCGGACTGGGTCGAGCGCTACCGCCGTTTCTGGGACGGCGGCTTCGACCGTCTCGACGAGCACCTGACCGAACTCCAGAAGGGCAAGCCGAATGAATGA
- a CDS encoding LLM class F420-dependent oxidoreductase produces the protein MEIGIATFVTDEGIRPDVLAAAVEERGFSSLHIAEHSHIPVSRETPYPGGGELPRVYYRTLDPFVALTAAAGATSNLKLGTGVALLQQRDVIHTAKEVASLDLVSRGRFVFGVGVGWNREEMRNHGTDPRTRGALVDEQLAALKEIWTKDEAEFHGRFVDFDPIFAWPKPVQKPHPPIYIGGAGEKAMQRIAKYGDGWLPHAHTPPEELRRARQWLADQGRADLKFSAFGAAPEKDALSRLVDGGVDEATLFLPTEPEAATLERLDQYAKVAESFRKGQQA, from the coding sequence ATGGAGATCGGAATCGCCACCTTCGTCACCGATGAAGGCATCAGGCCGGACGTCCTCGCCGCGGCCGTCGAAGAGCGTGGCTTCAGCTCGCTCCACATCGCGGAGCATTCCCACATCCCGGTCAGCCGGGAAACGCCGTACCCGGGCGGTGGCGAGCTGCCGCGCGTGTACTACCGGACCCTGGATCCGTTCGTCGCGCTGACGGCGGCGGCCGGGGCCACGTCGAATCTGAAGTTGGGCACGGGCGTCGCGTTGCTGCAGCAGCGCGACGTCATCCACACGGCGAAAGAGGTCGCTTCGCTCGATCTGGTTTCGCGAGGCCGGTTCGTCTTCGGTGTCGGCGTCGGCTGGAATCGGGAGGAAATGCGCAACCACGGCACGGATCCGCGCACCCGGGGCGCGCTCGTGGACGAGCAACTGGCCGCGCTGAAGGAGATCTGGACCAAGGACGAGGCCGAGTTCCACGGCAGGTTCGTCGACTTCGACCCGATCTTCGCGTGGCCCAAGCCGGTGCAGAAGCCGCATCCGCCGATCTACATCGGCGGCGCGGGGGAGAAGGCGATGCAGCGCATCGCCAAGTACGGCGACGGCTGGCTGCCGCACGCCCACACCCCGCCGGAGGAACTTCGCCGGGCTCGTCAGTGGCTGGCCGACCAGGGCCGCGCGGACCTCAAGTTCTCGGCCTTCGGCGCCGCTCCGGAGAAGGACGCGCTGAGCAGGCTGGTCGACGGTGGCGTCGACGAGGCCACGCTCTTCCTGCCGACAGAGCCCGAAGCGGCGACACTGGAACGACTCGACCAGTACGCGAAGGTCGCCGAGAGCTTTCGGAAGGGGCAGCAGGCGTGA
- a CDS encoding DUF742 domain-containing protein codes for MSTGSGSLGEPPGTGEHRLPHAGAAHAAGSRDDGTFADVLNGFTLDSGRGRRKRKKNKQAQDSPPGGARSAGESAVPQPTDQGDRVTSLASPPDSGAGAVGPRPGGLFDPGPPSGEFIMPAVFEQPPSPLEETAIVRPYALTGGRTKANYALELETLISTKDHVATGSLPAVAADQIECVSIIEECRTPRSVAEIAATLRVPLGVARVLISDAADAGLVSVHKTISGNDGAEAHLVLMERVLSGLRRL; via the coding sequence ATGAGCACCGGATCCGGATCCCTCGGCGAACCGCCGGGGACGGGTGAACACCGGCTCCCGCACGCGGGGGCCGCCCATGCCGCCGGTTCACGGGACGACGGCACGTTCGCCGACGTCCTGAACGGGTTCACCCTGGATTCGGGCCGTGGTCGTCGGAAGCGCAAGAAGAACAAGCAAGCCCAGGATTCCCCGCCGGGCGGAGCCCGTTCCGCCGGGGAATCGGCAGTCCCGCAGCCGACCGATCAAGGAGACCGCGTGACCTCACTTGCTTCTCCACCCGACAGCGGCGCAGGTGCCGTCGGGCCGAGACCAGGTGGTCTTTTCGACCCGGGCCCGCCCAGCGGCGAGTTCATCATGCCCGCCGTCTTCGAGCAGCCGCCGTCGCCGCTCGAAGAGACGGCGATCGTCCGTCCCTATGCCCTCACCGGGGGCCGGACCAAGGCGAACTACGCTCTCGAGCTGGAGACGCTCATCTCCACCAAGGACCATGTCGCCACGGGTAGCCTCCCCGCGGTGGCCGCGGACCAGATCGAGTGCGTTTCGATCATCGAGGAGTGCCGCACCCCGCGTTCGGTCGCCGAAATCGCGGCGACCCTGCGCGTACCGCTGGGGGTGGCACGCGTGCTGATCAGCGACGCGGCGGACGCGGGACTGGTCAGCGTGCACAAGACGATTTCGGGCAATGACGGCGCCGAGGCACATCTGGTGTTGATGGAAAGGGTTTTGAGTGGACTCCGTCGGCTTTAA
- a CDS encoding dihydrofolate reductase family protein has product MRKLVYLVHTSLDGRIEGPEGEFDWAEMGPELSDHSQELLDRGDTFVYGRRVWDMMSSFWPRAESLSDHPHDLRFAETWRKTPKIVFSRTLEKADWNTEVVAGDLAERVAGLKGRPGKDLLLMGGAGLATALADRGLIDEFHVVVHPVVLGGGKQVFGGGVRTDLRLTGTRTFDGRAVVLTYEKR; this is encoded by the coding sequence ATGCGCAAGCTCGTCTACCTCGTCCACACCTCGCTCGACGGCCGCATCGAGGGCCCGGAAGGCGAGTTCGACTGGGCCGAGATGGGCCCCGAACTGTCCGACCACTCGCAGGAACTGCTCGACCGCGGCGACACCTTCGTCTACGGACGGCGGGTCTGGGACATGATGTCGTCGTTCTGGCCGCGGGCCGAATCGCTGTCGGATCACCCGCACGACCTGCGGTTCGCCGAGACCTGGCGGAAGACGCCGAAGATCGTCTTCTCCAGGACGCTGGAGAAAGCGGACTGGAACACCGAGGTCGTCGCCGGCGATCTCGCCGAACGCGTCGCCGGGCTCAAGGGCAGGCCCGGCAAGGATCTGCTGCTGATGGGCGGGGCCGGGCTGGCCACGGCGCTCGCCGACCGGGGCCTGATCGACGAGTTCCATGTCGTCGTGCACCCGGTGGTGCTCGGCGGCGGCAAGCAGGTGTTCGGGGGCGGCGTCCGGACGGACCTGCGGTTGACCGGCACCCGTACCTTCGACGGGCGCGCGGTGGTGCTGACCTACGAAAAGCGGTGA